A single genomic interval of Takifugu flavidus isolate HTHZ2018 chromosome 19, ASM371156v2, whole genome shotgun sequence harbors:
- the LOC130516337 gene encoding fatty acid-binding protein, brain-like isoform X2 → MKYMKALGVGFATRQVGNVTKPTVIISLEGDKVVVRTQSTFKNTEISFKLGEEFDETTADDRNCKSTVSLEGDKLVHVQKWDGKETTFVREIKDDKMVMVRFCLK, encoded by the exons ATGAAGTACATGAAAGCCCTCG GCGTGGGCTTCGCCACCCGACAGGTCGGGAACGTGACCAAACCgaccgtcatcatcagcctggagggcgataaggtggtggttcgcacccagagcaccttcaaaaacacagagatctccttcaagctgggggaggagtttgatgaaaccaccgccgacgacaggaactgtaaa tctacagtgtctctggagggagacaagttggtccacgtccaaaagtgggacggcaaagagaccacgttcgtcagagagatcaaggacgacaagatggtcatggtacgtttctgtctaaagtga
- the LOC130516337 gene encoding fatty acid-binding protein, brain-like isoform X1, whose translation MCFICHVPGVGFATRQVGNVTKPTVIISLEGDKVVVRTQSTFKNTEISFKLGEEFDETTADDRNCKSTVSLEGDKLVHVQKWDGKETTFVREIKDDKMVMVRFCLK comes from the exons atgtgcttcatatgtcATGTCCCAGGCGTGGGCTTCGCCACCCGACAGGTCGGGAACGTGACCAAACCgaccgtcatcatcagcctggagggcgataaggtggtggttcgcacccagagcaccttcaaaaacacagagatctccttcaagctgggggaggagtttgatgaaaccaccgccgacgacaggaactgtaaa tctacagtgtctctggagggagacaagttggtccacgtccaaaagtgggacggcaaagagaccacgttcgtcagagagatcaaggacgacaagatggtcatggtacgtttctgtctaaagtga
- the LOC130516286 gene encoding zinc finger protein 512-like isoform X3, with translation MVFVHLEWTLLTAGRICHHYMCSERRCVKSQSKSGEPCPASKRMPQRTCELNSVGLVKNDEPQSHEPLKMKRPYGKKRFNDLATEAVDHPTSSCSVKSSGGLSNGTDPGSMAPPTPRLSPRLRAKNVWTQGPETSKKQHLPQGKNCNIRKDRRNPVATGGDQTQDQMWNSGRDRVGHFPPDQTWIPGRSQEQDGVETVWVVCQEQGPVEDWVSDGDEGHNQAWGADRDPAGGQGSSGTEQVWGSGQNQDQTWSETSRDREHIWRPELNMKKVQRGSVEQSPPPDSSWPPGVRQPRLHGAGVCEGSTLHRSDEQKPPVSSIKKDPPTYPAGSEEERWQIQIVAKGRVSCPKCKSVSRKTVEGLKKHMENCRQQPFTCQHCGKQLKSSTGMKYHIMADHSHLPLSNDAKDLDDRVIKEKLRKILKRLGKLKCSKEGCNAAFSSIMGYVYHMRKCGKQESELEKLLLNCSHCGKPYKSKAGLEYHLRSEHAPMPLKSDEDEAQNAQSEANPERTASGRVQRASAQVANFHLAEIANNELPKDWPKRKFQSDLVPDDKKLKYARPGLPAFSQDVLRKWKNEVKLRRKVKCPNQGCCSTYTSVSGLKAHLGLCTKGEFEAGKYRCLICNKEFNSESGVKYHINSIHSEDWFVTNKKAFKKFEKFLKNQSRDFVHNVAKQGLDRQYRCGYT, from the exons ATGGTGTTTGTGCACCTGGAATGGACCCTTCTCACAGCGGGGAGGATATGTCACCATTATATGTGCTCAGAAAGAAGATGTGTCAAGTCACAATCTAAAAGTGGTGAACCGTGTCCAG cttctaaaCGGATgccacagagaacctgtgaaCTGAATTCAGTTGGATTAGTCAAA aatgATGAGCCTCAATCCCACGAGCCTCTAAAGATGAAAAGACCTTACGGCAAAAAAAG GTTCAACGATCTTGCCACAGAAGCAGTAGATcaccccaccagcagctgctcggtGAAGTCATCAGGAGGACTTTCTAATGGGACTGACCCTGGGTCAATGGCTCCACCTACTCCGCGGCTCTCTCCAAGACTGAGGGCAAAAAATGTGTGGACTCAGGGTCCAGAGACAAGCAAAAAGCAGCACCTGCCTCAGGGTAAGAACTGTAacatcaggaaggacaggaggaaccccgtggccacaggtggagATCAAACCCAGGACCAGATGTGGAACTCCGGCAGGGACCGGGTAGGTCACTTCCCTCCAGACCAGACATGGATTCCTGGCAGGAGCCAAGAACAAGACGGAGTGGAAACAGTATGGGTGGTGTGTCAGGAACAAGGTCCTGTGGAGGACTGGGTATCTGATGGAGACGAAGGCCACAATCAGGCTTGGGGTGCAGACAGAGATCCAGCAGGGGGTCAGGGCTCCTCGGGGACAGAGCAGGTCTGGGGATCCGGTCAAAACCAGGACCAAACCTGGAGTGAGACCAGCAGAGACCGAGAGCACATATGGAGACCTG AGTTGAACATGAAGAAAGTCCAGAGAggatctgtggagcagagccccCCTCCTGACTCCTCTTGGCCTCCAGGGGTCAGACAACCTC GTTTGCATGGAGCCGGTGTTTGTGAAGGGTCCACACTGCATCGGAGCGATGAGCAGAAACCCCCCGTCAGCTCCATCAAAAAGGATCCTCCTACCtaccctgcag gaagtgaggaggagcGCTGGCAAATCCAGATTGTGGCCAAAGGCAGAGTCAGTTGTCCAAAGTGTAAAAGTGTGAGCAGGAAGACGGTTGAAGgtctgaagaagcacatggagaactgcagacag CAACCTTTTACCTGCCAGCACTGTGGGAAGCAGCTGAAGTCGTCCACAGGGATGAAGTATCACATCATGGCCGACCACAGCCACCTG CCCTTGTCAAATGACGCCAAGGACCTGGACGATCGTGTGATCAAAGAGAAACTACGCAAAATCCTGAAGAGACTCGGAAAGTTAAAATGCTCCAAAGAG GGCTGCAACGCGGcattcagcagcatcatggGATACGTGTACCACATGAGGAAGTGTGGGAAGCAGGAgtctgagctggagaagctgctgctcaactgCTCCCACTGTGGGAAACCCTACAAGTCCAAAGCGGGTCTGGAGTATCACCTGAGATCGGAGCACGCTCCT ATGCCGCTGAAGAGCGATGAAGATGAGGCCCAGAATGCTCAGAGTGAGGCCAACCCGGAGAGGACGGCCAGTGGTCGGGTGCAGCGAGCCTCGGCCCAGGTGGCCAACTTTCACCTGGCTGAGATCGCCAACAATGAGCTGCCCAAAGACTGGCCCAAGAGGAAGTTTCAGTCGGACCTGGTGCCTGATGATAAAAAG TTGAAGTACGCCCGGCCGGGCCTGCCCGCCTTCAGCCAAGATGTgctgaggaagtggaagaatGAGGTGAAGCTGCGGAGGAAGGTCAAATGTCCCAACCAG GGTTGTTGCTCCACCTACACCAGTGTGTCGGGGCTGAAGGCTCATCTGGGACTGTGTACGAAG GGTGAATTTGAGGCAGGAAAGTACAGGTGTCTGATCTGCAATAAAGAGTTCAACTCTGAAAGTGGAGTCAAATACCACATCAACTCTATCCACTCGGAG GACTGGTTTGTGACGAACAAAAAAGCCTTCAAGAAGTTTGAGAAGTTCCTTAAGAACCAGTCCAGGGATTTTGTGCATAATGTGGCCAAGCAGGGGTTGGACCG gcaatatcgttgcggttacacctga
- the LOC130516286 gene encoding zinc finger protein 512-like isoform X1, translated as MVFVHLEWTLLTAGRICHHYMCSERRCVKSQSKSGEPCPASKRMPQRTCELNSVGLVKNDEPQSHEPLKMKRPYGKKRFNDLATEAVDHPTSSCSVKSSGGLSNGTDPGSMAPPTPRLSPRLRAKNVWTQGPETSKKQHLPQGKNCNIRKDRRNPVATGGDQTQDQMWNSGRDRVGHFPPDQTWIPGRSQEQDGVETVWVVCQEQGPVEDWVSDGDEGHNQAWGADRDPAGGQGSSGTEQVWGSGQNQDQTWSETSRDREHIWRPELNMKKVQRGSVEQSPPPDSSWPPGVRQPRLHGAGVCEGSTLHRSDEQKPPVSSIKKDPPTYPAGSEEERWQIQIVAKGRVSCPKCKSVSRKTVEGLKKHMENCRQQPFTCQHCGKQLKSSTGMKYHIMADHSHLPLSNDAKDLDDRVIKEKLRKILKRLGKLKCSKEGCNAAFSSIMGYVYHMRKCGKQESELEKLLLNCSHCGKPYKSKAGLEYHLRSEHAPMPLKSDEDEAQNAQSEANPERTASGRVQRASAQVANFHLAEIANNELPKDWPKRKFQSDLVPDDKKLKYARPGLPAFSQDVLRKWKNEVKLRRKVKCPNQGCCSTYTSVSGLKAHLGLCTKGEFEAGKYRCLICNKEFNSESGVKYHINSIHSEDWFVTNKKAFKKFEKFLKNQSRDFVHNVAKQGLDRYHHSHLQHHHCPPLRQLPAQPSSTFCVYFRNRNVESWI; from the exons ATGGTGTTTGTGCACCTGGAATGGACCCTTCTCACAGCGGGGAGGATATGTCACCATTATATGTGCTCAGAAAGAAGATGTGTCAAGTCACAATCTAAAAGTGGTGAACCGTGTCCAG cttctaaaCGGATgccacagagaacctgtgaaCTGAATTCAGTTGGATTAGTCAAA aatgATGAGCCTCAATCCCACGAGCCTCTAAAGATGAAAAGACCTTACGGCAAAAAAAG GTTCAACGATCTTGCCACAGAAGCAGTAGATcaccccaccagcagctgctcggtGAAGTCATCAGGAGGACTTTCTAATGGGACTGACCCTGGGTCAATGGCTCCACCTACTCCGCGGCTCTCTCCAAGACTGAGGGCAAAAAATGTGTGGACTCAGGGTCCAGAGACAAGCAAAAAGCAGCACCTGCCTCAGGGTAAGAACTGTAacatcaggaaggacaggaggaaccccgtggccacaggtggagATCAAACCCAGGACCAGATGTGGAACTCCGGCAGGGACCGGGTAGGTCACTTCCCTCCAGACCAGACATGGATTCCTGGCAGGAGCCAAGAACAAGACGGAGTGGAAACAGTATGGGTGGTGTGTCAGGAACAAGGTCCTGTGGAGGACTGGGTATCTGATGGAGACGAAGGCCACAATCAGGCTTGGGGTGCAGACAGAGATCCAGCAGGGGGTCAGGGCTCCTCGGGGACAGAGCAGGTCTGGGGATCCGGTCAAAACCAGGACCAAACCTGGAGTGAGACCAGCAGAGACCGAGAGCACATATGGAGACCTG AGTTGAACATGAAGAAAGTCCAGAGAggatctgtggagcagagccccCCTCCTGACTCCTCTTGGCCTCCAGGGGTCAGACAACCTC GTTTGCATGGAGCCGGTGTTTGTGAAGGGTCCACACTGCATCGGAGCGATGAGCAGAAACCCCCCGTCAGCTCCATCAAAAAGGATCCTCCTACCtaccctgcag gaagtgaggaggagcGCTGGCAAATCCAGATTGTGGCCAAAGGCAGAGTCAGTTGTCCAAAGTGTAAAAGTGTGAGCAGGAAGACGGTTGAAGgtctgaagaagcacatggagaactgcagacag CAACCTTTTACCTGCCAGCACTGTGGGAAGCAGCTGAAGTCGTCCACAGGGATGAAGTATCACATCATGGCCGACCACAGCCACCTG CCCTTGTCAAATGACGCCAAGGACCTGGACGATCGTGTGATCAAAGAGAAACTACGCAAAATCCTGAAGAGACTCGGAAAGTTAAAATGCTCCAAAGAG GGCTGCAACGCGGcattcagcagcatcatggGATACGTGTACCACATGAGGAAGTGTGGGAAGCAGGAgtctgagctggagaagctgctgctcaactgCTCCCACTGTGGGAAACCCTACAAGTCCAAAGCGGGTCTGGAGTATCACCTGAGATCGGAGCACGCTCCT ATGCCGCTGAAGAGCGATGAAGATGAGGCCCAGAATGCTCAGAGTGAGGCCAACCCGGAGAGGACGGCCAGTGGTCGGGTGCAGCGAGCCTCGGCCCAGGTGGCCAACTTTCACCTGGCTGAGATCGCCAACAATGAGCTGCCCAAAGACTGGCCCAAGAGGAAGTTTCAGTCGGACCTGGTGCCTGATGATAAAAAG TTGAAGTACGCCCGGCCGGGCCTGCCCGCCTTCAGCCAAGATGTgctgaggaagtggaagaatGAGGTGAAGCTGCGGAGGAAGGTCAAATGTCCCAACCAG GGTTGTTGCTCCACCTACACCAGTGTGTCGGGGCTGAAGGCTCATCTGGGACTGTGTACGAAG GGTGAATTTGAGGCAGGAAAGTACAGGTGTCTGATCTGCAATAAAGAGTTCAACTCTGAAAGTGGAGTCAAATACCACATCAACTCTATCCACTCGGAG GACTGGTTTGTGACGAACAAAAAAGCCTTCAAGAAGTTTGAGAAGTTCCTTAAGAACCAGTCCAGGGATTTTGTGCATAATGTGGCCAAGCAGGGGTTGGACCGGTACCACCACAGtcaccttcagcatcaccactgTCCAccactgagacaacttcctgcacaaccttcatcaacattttgtgtttacttcaggaataggaatgttgaaagttggatctga
- the LOC130516286 gene encoding zinc finger protein 512-like isoform X2 has translation MVFVHLEWTLLTAGRICHHYMCSERRCVKSQSKSGEPCPASKRMPQRTCELNSVGLVKNDEPQSHEPLKMKRPYGKKRFNDLATEAVDHPTSSCSVKSSGGLSNGTDPGSMAPPTPRLSPRLRAKNVWTQGPETSKKQHLPQGKNCNIRKDRRNPVATGGDQTQDQMWNSGRDRVGHFPPDQTWIPGRSQEQDGVETVWVVCQEQGPVEDWVSDGDEGHNQAWGADRDPAGGQGSSGTEQVWGSGQNQDQTWSETSRDREHIWRPELNMKKVQRGSVEQSPPPDSSWPPGVRQPRLHGAGVCEGSTLHRSDEQKPPVSSIKKDPPTYPAGSEEERWQIQIVAKGRVSCPKCKSVSRKTVEGLKKHMENCRQQPFTCQHCGKQLKSSTGMKYHIMADHSHLPLSNDAKDLDDRVIKEKLRKILKRLGKLKCSKEGCNAAFSSIMGYVYHMRKCGKQESELEKLLLNCSHCGKPYKSKAGLEYHLRSEHAPMPLKSDEDEAQNAQSEANPERTASGRVQRASAQVANFHLAEIANNELPKDWPKRKFQSDLVPDDKKLKYARPGLPAFSQDVLRKWKNEVKLRRKVKCPNQGCCSTYTSVSGLKAHLGLCTKGEFEAGKYRCLICNKEFNSESGVKYHINSIHSEDWFVTNKKAFKKFEKFLKNQSRDFVHNVAKQGLDRNRNVESWI, from the exons ATGGTGTTTGTGCACCTGGAATGGACCCTTCTCACAGCGGGGAGGATATGTCACCATTATATGTGCTCAGAAAGAAGATGTGTCAAGTCACAATCTAAAAGTGGTGAACCGTGTCCAG cttctaaaCGGATgccacagagaacctgtgaaCTGAATTCAGTTGGATTAGTCAAA aatgATGAGCCTCAATCCCACGAGCCTCTAAAGATGAAAAGACCTTACGGCAAAAAAAG GTTCAACGATCTTGCCACAGAAGCAGTAGATcaccccaccagcagctgctcggtGAAGTCATCAGGAGGACTTTCTAATGGGACTGACCCTGGGTCAATGGCTCCACCTACTCCGCGGCTCTCTCCAAGACTGAGGGCAAAAAATGTGTGGACTCAGGGTCCAGAGACAAGCAAAAAGCAGCACCTGCCTCAGGGTAAGAACTGTAacatcaggaaggacaggaggaaccccgtggccacaggtggagATCAAACCCAGGACCAGATGTGGAACTCCGGCAGGGACCGGGTAGGTCACTTCCCTCCAGACCAGACATGGATTCCTGGCAGGAGCCAAGAACAAGACGGAGTGGAAACAGTATGGGTGGTGTGTCAGGAACAAGGTCCTGTGGAGGACTGGGTATCTGATGGAGACGAAGGCCACAATCAGGCTTGGGGTGCAGACAGAGATCCAGCAGGGGGTCAGGGCTCCTCGGGGACAGAGCAGGTCTGGGGATCCGGTCAAAACCAGGACCAAACCTGGAGTGAGACCAGCAGAGACCGAGAGCACATATGGAGACCTG AGTTGAACATGAAGAAAGTCCAGAGAggatctgtggagcagagccccCCTCCTGACTCCTCTTGGCCTCCAGGGGTCAGACAACCTC GTTTGCATGGAGCCGGTGTTTGTGAAGGGTCCACACTGCATCGGAGCGATGAGCAGAAACCCCCCGTCAGCTCCATCAAAAAGGATCCTCCTACCtaccctgcag gaagtgaggaggagcGCTGGCAAATCCAGATTGTGGCCAAAGGCAGAGTCAGTTGTCCAAAGTGTAAAAGTGTGAGCAGGAAGACGGTTGAAGgtctgaagaagcacatggagaactgcagacag CAACCTTTTACCTGCCAGCACTGTGGGAAGCAGCTGAAGTCGTCCACAGGGATGAAGTATCACATCATGGCCGACCACAGCCACCTG CCCTTGTCAAATGACGCCAAGGACCTGGACGATCGTGTGATCAAAGAGAAACTACGCAAAATCCTGAAGAGACTCGGAAAGTTAAAATGCTCCAAAGAG GGCTGCAACGCGGcattcagcagcatcatggGATACGTGTACCACATGAGGAAGTGTGGGAAGCAGGAgtctgagctggagaagctgctgctcaactgCTCCCACTGTGGGAAACCCTACAAGTCCAAAGCGGGTCTGGAGTATCACCTGAGATCGGAGCACGCTCCT ATGCCGCTGAAGAGCGATGAAGATGAGGCCCAGAATGCTCAGAGTGAGGCCAACCCGGAGAGGACGGCCAGTGGTCGGGTGCAGCGAGCCTCGGCCCAGGTGGCCAACTTTCACCTGGCTGAGATCGCCAACAATGAGCTGCCCAAAGACTGGCCCAAGAGGAAGTTTCAGTCGGACCTGGTGCCTGATGATAAAAAG TTGAAGTACGCCCGGCCGGGCCTGCCCGCCTTCAGCCAAGATGTgctgaggaagtggaagaatGAGGTGAAGCTGCGGAGGAAGGTCAAATGTCCCAACCAG GGTTGTTGCTCCACCTACACCAGTGTGTCGGGGCTGAAGGCTCATCTGGGACTGTGTACGAAG GGTGAATTTGAGGCAGGAAAGTACAGGTGTCTGATCTGCAATAAAGAGTTCAACTCTGAAAGTGGAGTCAAATACCACATCAACTCTATCCACTCGGAG GACTGGTTTGTGACGAACAAAAAAGCCTTCAAGAAGTTTGAGAAGTTCCTTAAGAACCAGTCCAGGGATTTTGTGCATAATGTGGCCAAGCAGGGGTTGGACCG gaataggaatgttgaaagttggatctga
- the LOC130516286 gene encoding zinc finger protein 512-like isoform X5, translating into MAPPTPRLSPRLRAKNVWTQGPETSKKQHLPQGKNCNIRKDRRNPVATGGDQTQDQMWNSGRDRVGHFPPDQTWIPGRSQEQDGVETVWVVCQEQGPVEDWVSDGDEGHNQAWGADRDPAGGQGSSGTEQVWGSGQNQDQTWSETSRDREHIWRPELNMKKVQRGSVEQSPPPDSSWPPGVRQPRLHGAGVCEGSTLHRSDEQKPPVSSIKKDPPTYPAGSEEERWQIQIVAKGRVSCPKCKSVSRKTVEGLKKHMENCRQQPFTCQHCGKQLKSSTGMKYHIMADHSHLPLSNDAKDLDDRVIKEKLRKILKRLGKLKCSKEGCNAAFSSIMGYVYHMRKCGKQESELEKLLLNCSHCGKPYKSKAGLEYHLRSEHAPMPLKSDEDEAQNAQSEANPERTASGRVQRASAQVANFHLAEIANNELPKDWPKRKFQSDLVPDDKKLKYARPGLPAFSQDVLRKWKNEVKLRRKVKCPNQGCCSTYTSVSGLKAHLGLCTKGEFEAGKYRCLICNKEFNSESGVKYHINSIHSEDWFVTNKKAFKKFEKFLKNQSRDFVHNVAKQGLDRYHHSHLQHHHCPPLRQLPAQPSSTFCVYFRNRNVESWI; encoded by the exons ATGGCTCCACCTACTCCGCGGCTCTCTCCAAGACTGAGGGCAAAAAATGTGTGGACTCAGGGTCCAGAGACAAGCAAAAAGCAGCACCTGCCTCAGGGTAAGAACTGTAacatcaggaaggacaggaggaaccccgtggccacaggtggagATCAAACCCAGGACCAGATGTGGAACTCCGGCAGGGACCGGGTAGGTCACTTCCCTCCAGACCAGACATGGATTCCTGGCAGGAGCCAAGAACAAGACGGAGTGGAAACAGTATGGGTGGTGTGTCAGGAACAAGGTCCTGTGGAGGACTGGGTATCTGATGGAGACGAAGGCCACAATCAGGCTTGGGGTGCAGACAGAGATCCAGCAGGGGGTCAGGGCTCCTCGGGGACAGAGCAGGTCTGGGGATCCGGTCAAAACCAGGACCAAACCTGGAGTGAGACCAGCAGAGACCGAGAGCACATATGGAGACCTG AGTTGAACATGAAGAAAGTCCAGAGAggatctgtggagcagagccccCCTCCTGACTCCTCTTGGCCTCCAGGGGTCAGACAACCTC GTTTGCATGGAGCCGGTGTTTGTGAAGGGTCCACACTGCATCGGAGCGATGAGCAGAAACCCCCCGTCAGCTCCATCAAAAAGGATCCTCCTACCtaccctgcag gaagtgaggaggagcGCTGGCAAATCCAGATTGTGGCCAAAGGCAGAGTCAGTTGTCCAAAGTGTAAAAGTGTGAGCAGGAAGACGGTTGAAGgtctgaagaagcacatggagaactgcagacag CAACCTTTTACCTGCCAGCACTGTGGGAAGCAGCTGAAGTCGTCCACAGGGATGAAGTATCACATCATGGCCGACCACAGCCACCTG CCCTTGTCAAATGACGCCAAGGACCTGGACGATCGTGTGATCAAAGAGAAACTACGCAAAATCCTGAAGAGACTCGGAAAGTTAAAATGCTCCAAAGAG GGCTGCAACGCGGcattcagcagcatcatggGATACGTGTACCACATGAGGAAGTGTGGGAAGCAGGAgtctgagctggagaagctgctgctcaactgCTCCCACTGTGGGAAACCCTACAAGTCCAAAGCGGGTCTGGAGTATCACCTGAGATCGGAGCACGCTCCT ATGCCGCTGAAGAGCGATGAAGATGAGGCCCAGAATGCTCAGAGTGAGGCCAACCCGGAGAGGACGGCCAGTGGTCGGGTGCAGCGAGCCTCGGCCCAGGTGGCCAACTTTCACCTGGCTGAGATCGCCAACAATGAGCTGCCCAAAGACTGGCCCAAGAGGAAGTTTCAGTCGGACCTGGTGCCTGATGATAAAAAG TTGAAGTACGCCCGGCCGGGCCTGCCCGCCTTCAGCCAAGATGTgctgaggaagtggaagaatGAGGTGAAGCTGCGGAGGAAGGTCAAATGTCCCAACCAG GGTTGTTGCTCCACCTACACCAGTGTGTCGGGGCTGAAGGCTCATCTGGGACTGTGTACGAAG GGTGAATTTGAGGCAGGAAAGTACAGGTGTCTGATCTGCAATAAAGAGTTCAACTCTGAAAGTGGAGTCAAATACCACATCAACTCTATCCACTCGGAG GACTGGTTTGTGACGAACAAAAAAGCCTTCAAGAAGTTTGAGAAGTTCCTTAAGAACCAGTCCAGGGATTTTGTGCATAATGTGGCCAAGCAGGGGTTGGACCGGTACCACCACAGtcaccttcagcatcaccactgTCCAccactgagacaacttcctgcacaaccttcatcaacattttgtgtttacttcaggaataggaatgttgaaagttggatctga
- the LOC130516286 gene encoding zinc finger protein 512B-like isoform X4 yields MVFVHLEWTLLTAGRICHHYMCSERRCVKSQSKSGEPCPASKRMPQRTCELNSVGLVKNDEPQSHEPLKMKRPYGKKRFNDLATEAVDHPTSSCSVKSSGGLSNGTDPGSMAPPTPRLSPRLRAKNVWTQGPETSKKQHLPQGKNCNIRKDRRNPVATGGDQTQDQMWNSGRDRVGHFPPDQTWIPGRSQEQDGVETVWVVCQEQGPVEDWVSDGDEGHNQAWGADRDPAGGQGSSGTEQVWGSGQNQDQTWSETSRDREHIWRPELNMKKVQRGSVEQSPPPDSSWPPGVRQPRLHGAGVCEGSTLHRSDEQKPPVSSIKKDPPTYPAGSEEERWQIQIVAKGRVSCPKCKSVSRKTVEGLKKHMENCRQQPFTCQHCGKQLKSSTGMKYHIMADHSHLPLSNDAKDLDDRVIKEKLRKILKRLGKLKCSKEGCNAAFSSIMGYVYHMRKCGKQESELEKLLLNCSHCGKPYKSKAGLEYHLRSEHAPMPLKSDEDEAQNAQSEANPERTASGRVQRASAQVANFHLAEIANNELPKDWPKRKFQSDLVPDDKKLKYARPGLPAFSQDVLRKWKNEVKLRRKVKCPNQWNCRLMCAVNGTKRPIYGLLLHLHQCVGAEGSSGTVYEG; encoded by the exons ATGGTGTTTGTGCACCTGGAATGGACCCTTCTCACAGCGGGGAGGATATGTCACCATTATATGTGCTCAGAAAGAAGATGTGTCAAGTCACAATCTAAAAGTGGTGAACCGTGTCCAG cttctaaaCGGATgccacagagaacctgtgaaCTGAATTCAGTTGGATTAGTCAAA aatgATGAGCCTCAATCCCACGAGCCTCTAAAGATGAAAAGACCTTACGGCAAAAAAAG GTTCAACGATCTTGCCACAGAAGCAGTAGATcaccccaccagcagctgctcggtGAAGTCATCAGGAGGACTTTCTAATGGGACTGACCCTGGGTCAATGGCTCCACCTACTCCGCGGCTCTCTCCAAGACTGAGGGCAAAAAATGTGTGGACTCAGGGTCCAGAGACAAGCAAAAAGCAGCACCTGCCTCAGGGTAAGAACTGTAacatcaggaaggacaggaggaaccccgtggccacaggtggagATCAAACCCAGGACCAGATGTGGAACTCCGGCAGGGACCGGGTAGGTCACTTCCCTCCAGACCAGACATGGATTCCTGGCAGGAGCCAAGAACAAGACGGAGTGGAAACAGTATGGGTGGTGTGTCAGGAACAAGGTCCTGTGGAGGACTGGGTATCTGATGGAGACGAAGGCCACAATCAGGCTTGGGGTGCAGACAGAGATCCAGCAGGGGGTCAGGGCTCCTCGGGGACAGAGCAGGTCTGGGGATCCGGTCAAAACCAGGACCAAACCTGGAGTGAGACCAGCAGAGACCGAGAGCACATATGGAGACCTG AGTTGAACATGAAGAAAGTCCAGAGAggatctgtggagcagagccccCCTCCTGACTCCTCTTGGCCTCCAGGGGTCAGACAACCTC GTTTGCATGGAGCCGGTGTTTGTGAAGGGTCCACACTGCATCGGAGCGATGAGCAGAAACCCCCCGTCAGCTCCATCAAAAAGGATCCTCCTACCtaccctgcag gaagtgaggaggagcGCTGGCAAATCCAGATTGTGGCCAAAGGCAGAGTCAGTTGTCCAAAGTGTAAAAGTGTGAGCAGGAAGACGGTTGAAGgtctgaagaagcacatggagaactgcagacag CAACCTTTTACCTGCCAGCACTGTGGGAAGCAGCTGAAGTCGTCCACAGGGATGAAGTATCACATCATGGCCGACCACAGCCACCTG CCCTTGTCAAATGACGCCAAGGACCTGGACGATCGTGTGATCAAAGAGAAACTACGCAAAATCCTGAAGAGACTCGGAAAGTTAAAATGCTCCAAAGAG GGCTGCAACGCGGcattcagcagcatcatggGATACGTGTACCACATGAGGAAGTGTGGGAAGCAGGAgtctgagctggagaagctgctgctcaactgCTCCCACTGTGGGAAACCCTACAAGTCCAAAGCGGGTCTGGAGTATCACCTGAGATCGGAGCACGCTCCT ATGCCGCTGAAGAGCGATGAAGATGAGGCCCAGAATGCTCAGAGTGAGGCCAACCCGGAGAGGACGGCCAGTGGTCGGGTGCAGCGAGCCTCGGCCCAGGTGGCCAACTTTCACCTGGCTGAGATCGCCAACAATGAGCTGCCCAAAGACTGGCCCAAGAGGAAGTTTCAGTCGGACCTGGTGCCTGATGATAAAAAG TTGAAGTACGCCCGGCCGGGCCTGCCCGCCTTCAGCCAAGATGTgctgaggaagtggaagaatGAGGTGAAGCTGCGGAGGAAGGTCAAATGTCCCAACCAG TGGAACTGCAGATTAATGTGTGCCGTTAATGGAACAAAAAGACCTATTTATG GGTTGTTGCTCCACCTACACCAGTGTGTCGGGGCTGAAGGCTCATCTGGGACTGTGTACGAAG GGTGA